In Anopheles gambiae chromosome 2, idAnoGambNW_F1_1, whole genome shotgun sequence, a single window of DNA contains:
- the LOC1277181 gene encoding mucin-17 — MSTNSPGTPKKCRLILQQCLAIQLTKPGNPPEDFWMYDSGYTIFQNFLSANLQCWWNAPLAAATKVLKYLGHISPGMLLITAEPCALEIIRSAYARSVLKPPATYLINSVGDIDDCIVTPIVQTQFTPLTEALCDVIMELTSQGQSATIENIRNRLRSRFTHMQQPSVEVIYDTLVQLMQEIKIYQTSKGYFIVTPEKRRNKTNAALEYGAGFPGVDLDGNGPTKESKTLLMSSHEALSSLYGEISTVRAGDQTHQCIQTNLADVICGGNPNDKILYARSASKQRSASFPNNGKTLERRHSLRFFGSSKRLQRSASTRSLSKNYAQTIAKDGTQAAAAPLAAPEQSPSPLDAKKQTSSQSLLSRIFRRSTRSKSKTKQIETYSAQFPPPEWFNSKTTHLHSVGTQTTDYLDFPIKSRLLNATFYDSSDVSQRSLSLPRRRHHRRNLSSESTFFISSRDCSPVRRGKSPGSYYCGSLPRSIHSTPASSGYYKVSRGKQLSSADKLHSSSDNSPGRVEHKTSRSLGIASGPSSIDSGKMTYVTSGPSSFDSEKLSSTRTSTHSSLESHVSSATVTTAIQQQQQQNSGLYINNDTKPPVSGGSQPGSPARVSQNGTPKASPAAPGTVTTVMTAVASTTKANNSYKCFETTFGYTSTNTAGLKGNSPTGRASKSPASTTGLLAKPIDHLTALSESLLQFRLNGSDTATTTNGTTSSGPPPPPATGGPTSVVHQNGTTPELNKYNKNSTMNNSKPLQPMATAPAQPPPVNFFYKNVLKNIQHDSKNICGDLAVEKTSPTYDEERTGLRLQSNLRRSNSEIKKLNSNHHGGKQQQLADEDDLPKRTIPSPQPLSGLIVMKKKSLSVSSEPNLLANGDSKAAQITILVQENGGTERERSDGTPTGDGRKRYSHYDELDRRFGYLNGGSGGGVRDEAPLALEEMYEFPSLSDLSFNFTSLAAQKILQGDASLNSIDTLVELNINQEKQQTLMRLKNDARLLAQTVGPAAVSAEPDSNNGTAKVMTDFGMV, encoded by the exons AATTTCCTCTCAGCTAaccttcagtgctggtggaaCGCACCGCTGGCGGCGGCCACGAAGGTCCTGAAGTATCTCGGACACATTTCGCCCGGCATGCTGCTGATAACGGCCGAACCGTGCGCGCTGGAAATCATCCGCAGTGCCTACGCTCGCAGCGTCCTCAAACCACCGGCCACCTATCTGATCAACTCCGTAG GTGACATCGATGACTGTATCGTGACCCCGATCGTACAGACACAGTTCACACCACTGACGGAGGCACTCTGTGACGTCATCATGGAGCTAACATCCCAAGGACAGTCCGCCACCATCGAGAACATACGCAATCGATTGCGTTCGAG GTTTACCCACATGCAGCAGCCATCGGTAGAGGTCATCTACGATACGCTCGTGCAGCTGATGCAGGAAATCAAAATCTACCAAACATCCAAAGGATACTTTATCGTCACGCCAGA AAAACGACGCAACAAAACGAACGCTGCGCTTGAGTACGGTGCCGGTTTTCCGGGCGTCGATCTCGACGGCAACGGTCCGACGAAGGAGTCGAAAACGCTGCTCATGAGCAGCCACGAAGCGCTGAGCAGCCTGTACGGCGAAATCTCGACCGTACGGGCCGGCGACCAAACGCACCAGTGCATCCAGACCAACCTGGCCGACGTGATCTGTGGCGGCAACCCGAACGATAAGATCCTGTACGCCAGGTCGGCGAGCAAGCAGCGCAGTGCCTCCTTCCCGAACAATGGCAAAACGCTCGAACGGCGCCATAGTTTACGCTTCTTCGGTTCGTCCAAGCGACTCCAGCGGTCGGCCTCGACGAGAAGCCTCTCCAAGAACTATGCGCAAACGATCGCGAAGGATGGAAcgcaggcggcggcggcaccacTAGCCGCACCGGAGCAGTCGCCCTCCCCATTGGATGCGA AGAAGCAAACCTCATCACAGTCCCTCCTGTCGCGGATCTTCCGGCGCAGCACCCGCTCCAAGAGCAAGACGAAGCAGATCGAAACGTACTCGGCCCAGTTCCCGCCCCCGGAGTGGTTCAACTCCAAGACGACCCACCTCCACAGCGTCGGCACACAGACGACGGACTATTTG GACTTTCCAATCAAGTCACGCCTGCTGAACGCCACCTTCTACGACAGCTCGGACGTGAGCCAGCGATCGCTGTCGCTGCCGAGGCGCCGGCACCATCGGCGCAACCTTTCCAGTGAGTCGACGTTCTTCATCTCGTCGCGCGACTGTTCGCCGGTCCGGCGGGGCAAAAGCCCCGGCTCGTACTACTGTGGCAGCCTGCCCCGTTCGATCCACTCGACGCCGGCCAGCTCGGGCTACTACAAGGTGTCGCGCGGCAAGCAGCTCTCGTCGGCGGACAAGctgcacagcagcagcgacaacaGCCCGGGCCGGGTGGAGCACAAAACTAGTCGCAGCCTGGGCATTGCCAGCGGGCCCTCCAGCATCGACAGTGGCAAGATGACGTACGTCACGTCCGGGCCGTCCAGCTTCGACAGTGAGAAGCTGTCGTCGACGCGCACCAGCACCCATTCCAGCCTGGAATCGCACGTCTCGTCCGCCACCGTCACAACGGCcattcaacagcagcagcagcagaattcCGGCTTGTACATTAACAACGACACCAAGCCACCGGTTTCGGGTGGCTCCCAGCCCGGAAGTCCTGCACGTGTTTCGCAAAATGGAACGCCAAAAGCATCGCCAGCTGCACCGGGCACGGTGACAACCGTCATGACAGCGGTCGCATCCACCACCAAGGCGAACAATAGTTACAAATGCTTCGAGACCACGTTCGGCTACACGAGCACCAATACGGCCGGTTTGAAGGGCAACTCACCCACCGGAAGAGCGTCCAAAAGCCCAGCCAGTACCACCGGACTGCTGGCCAAACCGATCGATCATCTAACCGCGCTCAGTGAATCGCTCCTTCAGTTCCGCCTGAACGGCAGTGACACTGCGACGACGACCAATGGGACGACCAGTTCCggaccgccaccaccaccagcgacGGGCGGACCCACCTCAGTAGTACACCAGAACGGCACCACGCCGGAGCTGAACaagtacaacaaaaacagcaccatGAACAACAGCAAACCGCTGCAACCGATGGCGACTGCACCGGCTCAACCGCCCCCGGTTAATTTCTTCTACAAAAACGTGCTGAAAAACATCCAGCACGACAGCAAGAACATCTGTGGCGATCTGGCGGTGGAGAAAACGTCCCCCACCTACGACGAGGAGCGGACGGGCCTGCGGCTCCAGAGCAACCTGCGCCGCTCGAACTCCGAGATCAAGAAGCTGAACTCGAACCATCACggcggcaagcagcagcagctggcggACGAGGACGATCTGCCCAAGCGGACGATCCCATCGCCCCAGCCGCTCAGTGGCCTGATCGTGATGAAGAAAAAGAGCCTCTCGGTGTCGAGCGAACCGAACCTGCTGGCGAACGGTGACAGCAAGGCGGCCCAGATCACGATACTGGTGCAGGAGAACGGCGGCACGGAGCGGGAGCGAAGCGATGGGACCCCGACCGGGGACGGTCGCAAGCGCTACTCGCACTACGACGAGCTGGACCGCCGGTTTGGCTACCTAAACGGGGGGTCCGGAGGCGGGGTGCGCGATGAAGCACCGCTCGCACTGGAGGAGATGTACGAGTTTCCGAGCCTTTCCGATCTGAGCTTCAACTTTACCTCGCTGGCGGCGCAGAAGATCCTGCAGGGCGATGCGAGCCTGAACAGCATCGACACGCTGGTAGAGCTGAACATTAACCAGGAGAAGCAGCAGACGCTGATGCGGCTGAAGAACGATGCGCGACTGCTGGCGCAAACGGTTGGGCCGGCGGCGGTGTCTGCGGAACCGGACAGCAACAACGGCACCGCCAAGGTGATGACGGACTTTGGGATGGtttaa
- the LOC1277182 gene encoding dosage compensation regulator isoform X1, whose translation MSVPTAAGRMDMKSFLLCWCQKNVCEPAFDVRPLGPKHRQRFLCEVRIPGINYIGVGNSTNKKDSEKNASRDFVNYLVRIGKVPEGSVPQDPSAPAGGIDRADAAGPSMARAPAGQGNIFMKGFVPQDLGQAYRPYVPSKEDIKREQDNMEAAESLDVNASIHGNWTIENAKSKLNQWLQHHKIKAEFKYTSIGPDHAKSFIAEMIVYVRELNRTITGRESGSNKQSASKSCALSLIRQLYHLGVIEAFTGSLKSATASEQLAAYPVKISNQLAQRVHETLLEMGVQPVKVNPAAENPKESVSLLHPSDDVHFKPQSTNLHQPASVISWSPPVPNWNAWLGCNIDEGYLATASLDQLSEDLLNESSSRLKDDLELQKSMRTREKLPISAMRKPIMEAINEHPVVLIRGNTGCGKTTQIAQFILEDYINSGQGAYCNVCVTQPRRISAISVSERIANERCENLGVTVGYSVRFDSVLPRPYGSILFCTIGVLLRKLEGGLRGVSHVIVDEIHERDVNSDFILVVLRDMVHTYPDLRVILMSATIDTSLFSRYFGDCPVLEVPGRAFPVEQLFLEDCIELLKFRPSPPEGGAGRRKRGKDGEDDGGDGGGECDADMPECGNLNEVIDESKYSPQTKQAMAMMIEADTPFELITALVDYVDQQGRPGAVLVFLAGWNMIFALMRQLQPRQNLVVLPLHSQLPREDQRKVFNHYGQRRKVILATNIAETSITIDDVVYVIDTCKARMKLFTSHNNMTNYATVWAARTNLEQRKGRAGRVSPGMCFTLCSRARFAKLEENLTPEMFRTPLHELALSIKLLRLGAIGKFLSKAIEPPPLDAVIEAEVLLKEMRCLDEEEQLTPFGRILARLPIEPRLGKMMVLSTLFGLCDTLTTMAAYSGTFSEVFLLELGQRRLMNHQKALSGQTCSDYVAMLTAFEMWSKKRAIGEEAEMRFCDWKGLQMPTLRSIAEAKKQLIENLCLAGFPQDTMMPLRFDSENPDSDLEMAMALLCIGLYPNVCYHKEKRRVLTTESRAALMHKTSVNCSNAPTTFPYPFFVFGEKIRTRAVSCKQMSMVTPIHLLLFGCKKVEWCHGSVRIDNWLNLNMDPCDAAMILALRPCLQELLVRISENPESTTSLDGKHVKLLQVIKELCAFNAGDHEIERPKGSTFGQGVRSHQPKVPRMDEDDGGRGNYGRMGGGGGGGGNSGMYQYGGNGGNFRGDGNRYGSGYGNGGGGGGGGGYDGGSRSNFRYFNSGANPGNSGDGYMRGGGDNGGQYGGGGGNYQGSGYGGNSGYRGGYQGGNRGGYGGGGYGGGNNNYGRGQGGW comes from the exons ATGAGCGTCCCCACCGCAGCCGGCAGGATGGACATGAAATCGTTTCTCCTATGCTGGTGCCAGAAGAATGTCTGCGAGCCAGCGTTCGATGTGCGTCCGCTCGGGCCGAAGCACCGGCAACGCTTCCTGTGCGAGGTGCGCATCCCGGGCATCAACTACATCGGCGTCGGCAACTCCACCAACAAGAAGGACTCGGAGAAGAATGCGTCGCGCGATTTCGTCAACTACCTCGTGCGCATTGGCAAGGTGCCGGAAGGTTCTGTGCCGCAGGACCCATCGGCACCGGCCGGTGGTATCGATCGGGCCGATGCGGCCGGACCGTCAATGGCGCGAGCACCGGCCGGCCAGGGTAACATCTTCATGAAGGGATTCGTGCCGCAGGATCTCGGCCAGGCGTACCGGCCGTACGTGCCCTCGAAGGAGGACATCAAGCGTGAACAGGACAACATGGAGGCGGCCGAATCGCTCGACGTGAACGCGTCCATCCACGGCAACTGGACGATCGAGAACGCCAAGTCGAAGCTGAACCAGTGGTTGCAGCATCACAAAATTAAGGCCGAATTTAAGTACACCTCGATCGGGCCGGACCACGCCAA GAGCTTCATAGCCGAGATGATCGTATACGTGCGCGAGCTGAACCGTACGATTACGGGCCGTGAGTCCGGTTCGAACAAACAGTCGGCGAGCAAATCGTGCGCCCTGTCCCTCATACGGCAGCTCTACCATTTGGGTGTGATTGAAGCGTTCACCGGATCGCTCAAGAGCGCTAC TGCGTCGGAGCAGTTGGCCGCCTATCCGGTGAAAATTTCCAACCAGCTTGCCCAGCGCGTCCACGAAACGCTCCTGGAGATGGGCGTACAGCCGGTCAAGGTGAACCCGGCGGCGGAAAATCCGAAGGAATCCGTCAGCCTGCTGCACCCCTCGGACGATGTGCACTTCAAGCCGCAGTCGACGAACCTGCACCAACCGGCGTCGGTAATCTCGTGGTCACCGCCGGTACCGAACTGGAACGCCTGGCTGGGGTGCAACATCGACGAGGGCTACCTGGCGACGGCCTCGCTCGATCAGCTGAGCGAAGATTTGCTGAACGAGAGCAGCAGCCGCCTGAAGGATGACCTGGAGCTGCAGAAGAGCATGCGGACGCGCGAAAAGCTACCCATTTCGGCGATGCGCAAACCGATCATGGAAGCGATCAACGAGCACCCGGTGGTGCTGATCCGGGGCAACACGGGCTGTGGCAAGACGACGCAAATCGCGCAGTTCATCCTGGAGGATTACATCAACTCGGGCCAGGGAGCGTACTGCAATGTGTGCGTGACGCAACCGCGCCGCATCAGTGCGATCAGCGTGTCGGAGCGCATTGCGAACGAGCGGTGCGAGAATTTGGGCGTAACGGTGGGGTACTCGGTGCGGTTCGATTCGGTGCTGCCGCGCCCGTACGGTTCAATACTGTTCTGCACGATCGGGGTGCTGCTGCGCAAGCTGGAGGGCGGGCTGCGTGGGGTTTCGCACGTGATTGTGGATGAAATTCACGAGCGCGATGTGAACAGCGACTTTATACTGGTCGTGCTGCGCGATATGGTGCACACGTATCCGGATCTGCGCGTGATACTGATGTCGGCCACGATCGATACGTCGCTGTTTTCGCGCTACTTCGGTGACTGTCCGGTGCTGGAGGTACCGGGCCGGGCGTTCCCCGTTGAGCAGCTGTTCCTGGAGGACTGTATTGAGCTGCTGAAGTTTCGCCCGTCACCGCCGGAAGGTGGTGCGGGCCGGCGCAAACGGGGCAAGGATGGGGAGGACGATGGCGGGGATGGTGGCGGAGAGTGCGATGCTGATATGCCGGAGTGTGGAAATCTGAACGAGGTGATCGATGAGTCGAAGTACTCGCCGCAAACGAAGCAAGCGATGGCCATGATGATAGAGGCGGACACACCGTTCGAGCTGATAACCGCGCTGGTCGACTACGTCGATCAGCAGGGCCGGCCCGGGGCCGTGCTCGTGTTTCTGGCCGGGTGGAACATGATCTTTGCCCTGATGCGCCAGCTGCAGCCGCGGCAGAATTTGGTCGTGCTGCCGCTGCATTCGCAGCTGCCGAGGGAGGACCAGCGCAAGGTGTTCAACCACTACGGGCAGCGGCGCAAGGTGATACTGGCGACCAACATCGCGGAAACGTCGATCACGATCGACGACGTGGTGTACGTGATCGATACGTGCAAGGCGCGCATGAAGCTGTTCACTTCGCACAACAACATGACAAATTATGCGACCGTTTGGGCCGCCCGGACGAATCTCGAACAGC GCAAGGGACGTGCTGGTCGCGTCAGTCCCGGTATGTGTTTTACGCTTTGTTCGCGCGCTCGCTTCGCCAAGCTGGAGGAAAATCTTACTCCGGAAATGTTCCGCACGCCGCTGCACGAGCTTGCCCTCAGCATTAAGCTGCTTCGGCTCGGTGCGATCGGGAAGTTCCTGTCGAAAGCGATCGAACCGCCACCGCTCGATGCTGTGATCGAGGCGGAGGTGCTGCTGAAGGAAATGCGCTGCCTGGACGAGGAGGAGCAGCTGACACCGTTCGGGCGGATCTTGGCCCGGCTGCCGATAGAGCCGCGTCTTGGCAAGATGATGGTGCTGAGCACGCTGTTCGGGCTGTGCGATACGCTCACGACGATGGCCGCCTACTCGGGCACCTTTTCCGAGGTGTTTTTGCTCGAGCTGGGCCAGCGGCGGCTGATGAACCACCAGAAGGCACTCAGTGGCCAAACGTGCTCGGACTATGTGGCGATGCTTACGGCGTTTGAG ATGTGGAGCAAAAAGCGTGCGATCGGCGAGGAGGCGGAAATGCGCTTCTGCGACTGGAAGGGGCTCCAGATGCCGACGCTGCGCTCGATCGCCGAAGCAAAGAAGCAGCTGATCGAGAACCTCTGCCTAGCCGGCTTCCCGCAGGACACGATGATGCCGCTGCGCTTCGACAGCGAAAACCCCGACTCGGACCTGGAGATGGCGATGGCGCTGCTGTGCATCGGGCTCTACCCGAACGTCTGCTACCACAAGGAGAAGCGGCGCGTCCTCACAACCGAATCGCGTGCCGCCCTGATGCACAAAACGTCCGTCAACTGTAGCAACGCGCCGACCACCTTCCCGTACCCGTTCTTCGTGTTCGGCGAGAAGATCCGCACCCGGGCCGTGTCGTGCAAGCAGATGTCGATGGTGACGCCCATCCATCTGCTGCTGTTCGGCTGCAAGAAGGTGGAATGGTGCCACGGTTCGGTGCGGATCGACAACTGGCTCAACCTGAACATGGATCCGTGCGATGCGGCCATGATACTGGCGCTGCGACCCTGTCTACAGGAACTGTTGGTGCGGATATCAGAAAACCCGGAAAGCACTACCTCGCTTGACGGGAAGCACGTGAAGCTGCTGCAGGTGATCAAGGAGCTGTGCGCGTTCAATGCGGGTGATCACGAGATCGAACGGCCGAAGGGGAGCACGTTCGGGCAGGGCGTGCGCTCCCACCAGCCGAAGGTGCCGCGGATGGACGAGGATGACGGTGGGCGGGGTAACTATGGGCGAatggggggtggtggtggtggtggtggtaacaGTGGTATGTACCAATACGGAGGGAATGGTGGTAACTTCCGCGGTGACGGCAATCGTTACGGATCGGGATATGgaaacggtggcggtggtggtggtggcggtggctaCGATGGAGGTAGCCGGTCCAACTTCCGATACTTCAATTCGGGAGCAAATCCCGGCAACTCTGGAGATGGCTATATGCGGGGCGGTGGTGACAATGGTGGCCAGtatggtggtggcggtggaaaCTACCAAGGATCGGGATACGGTGGCAACAGTGGCTACCGTGGAGGGTATCAGGGTGGCAACCGGGGTGGCTATGGAGGAGGGGGCTATGGCGGAGGTAACAACAATTACGGCCGCGGACAAGGTGGATGGTAA
- the LOC5667108 gene encoding uncharacterized protein KIAA1143 homolog — MPKRNVAFIKPDEPDFLKRMKAQIGYREGPSIDDKREAIENFDSDSDDEENEDEKPQVVVVKEGDLTEAEAAQAFKEESEKPADLKQKIVFKARKAKSDKPEEKPKPKPEEKKAKKAKQKQEKSKLSFNDEEDEEEY; from the exons ATGCCGAAGCGAAATGTAGCATTCATCAAACCGGACGAGCCCGATTTTCTTAAACGAATGAAGGCACAAATCGGCTACCGGGAAGGTCCATCGATCGACGATAAG CGTGAAGCGATTGAAAACTTTGATTCGGACTCGGACGACGAGGAAAATGAAGACGAAAAGCCGCAAGTGGTTGTGGTAAAGGAGGGCGATCTTACGGAAGCGGAAGCTGCACAAGCTTTCAAGG AGGAGAGTGAAAAACCTGCtgatttgaaacaaaaaattgtgTTCAAAGCGAGAAAAGCCAAATCGGACAAGCCGGAGGAAAAGCCAAAACCGAAGCCGGAAGAAAAGAAGgcgaaaaaggcaaaacaaaagcaggaAAAGAGCAAACTTTCCTTCAACGACGAGGAAGACGAGGAAGAGTACTAG
- the LOC1277182 gene encoding dosage compensation regulator isoform X2 — MIVYVRELNRTITGRESGSNKQSASKSCALSLIRQLYHLGVIEAFTGSLKSATASEQLAAYPVKISNQLAQRVHETLLEMGVQPVKVNPAAENPKESVSLLHPSDDVHFKPQSTNLHQPASVISWSPPVPNWNAWLGCNIDEGYLATASLDQLSEDLLNESSSRLKDDLELQKSMRTREKLPISAMRKPIMEAINEHPVVLIRGNTGCGKTTQIAQFILEDYINSGQGAYCNVCVTQPRRISAISVSERIANERCENLGVTVGYSVRFDSVLPRPYGSILFCTIGVLLRKLEGGLRGVSHVIVDEIHERDVNSDFILVVLRDMVHTYPDLRVILMSATIDTSLFSRYFGDCPVLEVPGRAFPVEQLFLEDCIELLKFRPSPPEGGAGRRKRGKDGEDDGGDGGGECDADMPECGNLNEVIDESKYSPQTKQAMAMMIEADTPFELITALVDYVDQQGRPGAVLVFLAGWNMIFALMRQLQPRQNLVVLPLHSQLPREDQRKVFNHYGQRRKVILATNIAETSITIDDVVYVIDTCKARMKLFTSHNNMTNYATVWAARTNLEQRKGRAGRVSPGMCFTLCSRARFAKLEENLTPEMFRTPLHELALSIKLLRLGAIGKFLSKAIEPPPLDAVIEAEVLLKEMRCLDEEEQLTPFGRILARLPIEPRLGKMMVLSTLFGLCDTLTTMAAYSGTFSEVFLLELGQRRLMNHQKALSGQTCSDYVAMLTAFEMWSKKRAIGEEAEMRFCDWKGLQMPTLRSIAEAKKQLIENLCLAGFPQDTMMPLRFDSENPDSDLEMAMALLCIGLYPNVCYHKEKRRVLTTESRAALMHKTSVNCSNAPTTFPYPFFVFGEKIRTRAVSCKQMSMVTPIHLLLFGCKKVEWCHGSVRIDNWLNLNMDPCDAAMILALRPCLQELLVRISENPESTTSLDGKHVKLLQVIKELCAFNAGDHEIERPKGSTFGQGVRSHQPKVPRMDEDDGGRGNYGRMGGGGGGGGNSGMYQYGGNGGNFRGDGNRYGSGYGNGGGGGGGGGYDGGSRSNFRYFNSGANPGNSGDGYMRGGGDNGGQYGGGGGNYQGSGYGGNSGYRGGYQGGNRGGYGGGGYGGGNNNYGRGQGGW; from the exons ATGATCGTATACGTGCGCGAGCTGAACCGTACGATTACGGGCCGTGAGTCCGGTTCGAACAAACAGTCGGCGAGCAAATCGTGCGCCCTGTCCCTCATACGGCAGCTCTACCATTTGGGTGTGATTGAAGCGTTCACCGGATCGCTCAAGAGCGCTAC TGCGTCGGAGCAGTTGGCCGCCTATCCGGTGAAAATTTCCAACCAGCTTGCCCAGCGCGTCCACGAAACGCTCCTGGAGATGGGCGTACAGCCGGTCAAGGTGAACCCGGCGGCGGAAAATCCGAAGGAATCCGTCAGCCTGCTGCACCCCTCGGACGATGTGCACTTCAAGCCGCAGTCGACGAACCTGCACCAACCGGCGTCGGTAATCTCGTGGTCACCGCCGGTACCGAACTGGAACGCCTGGCTGGGGTGCAACATCGACGAGGGCTACCTGGCGACGGCCTCGCTCGATCAGCTGAGCGAAGATTTGCTGAACGAGAGCAGCAGCCGCCTGAAGGATGACCTGGAGCTGCAGAAGAGCATGCGGACGCGCGAAAAGCTACCCATTTCGGCGATGCGCAAACCGATCATGGAAGCGATCAACGAGCACCCGGTGGTGCTGATCCGGGGCAACACGGGCTGTGGCAAGACGACGCAAATCGCGCAGTTCATCCTGGAGGATTACATCAACTCGGGCCAGGGAGCGTACTGCAATGTGTGCGTGACGCAACCGCGCCGCATCAGTGCGATCAGCGTGTCGGAGCGCATTGCGAACGAGCGGTGCGAGAATTTGGGCGTAACGGTGGGGTACTCGGTGCGGTTCGATTCGGTGCTGCCGCGCCCGTACGGTTCAATACTGTTCTGCACGATCGGGGTGCTGCTGCGCAAGCTGGAGGGCGGGCTGCGTGGGGTTTCGCACGTGATTGTGGATGAAATTCACGAGCGCGATGTGAACAGCGACTTTATACTGGTCGTGCTGCGCGATATGGTGCACACGTATCCGGATCTGCGCGTGATACTGATGTCGGCCACGATCGATACGTCGCTGTTTTCGCGCTACTTCGGTGACTGTCCGGTGCTGGAGGTACCGGGCCGGGCGTTCCCCGTTGAGCAGCTGTTCCTGGAGGACTGTATTGAGCTGCTGAAGTTTCGCCCGTCACCGCCGGAAGGTGGTGCGGGCCGGCGCAAACGGGGCAAGGATGGGGAGGACGATGGCGGGGATGGTGGCGGAGAGTGCGATGCTGATATGCCGGAGTGTGGAAATCTGAACGAGGTGATCGATGAGTCGAAGTACTCGCCGCAAACGAAGCAAGCGATGGCCATGATGATAGAGGCGGACACACCGTTCGAGCTGATAACCGCGCTGGTCGACTACGTCGATCAGCAGGGCCGGCCCGGGGCCGTGCTCGTGTTTCTGGCCGGGTGGAACATGATCTTTGCCCTGATGCGCCAGCTGCAGCCGCGGCAGAATTTGGTCGTGCTGCCGCTGCATTCGCAGCTGCCGAGGGAGGACCAGCGCAAGGTGTTCAACCACTACGGGCAGCGGCGCAAGGTGATACTGGCGACCAACATCGCGGAAACGTCGATCACGATCGACGACGTGGTGTACGTGATCGATACGTGCAAGGCGCGCATGAAGCTGTTCACTTCGCACAACAACATGACAAATTATGCGACCGTTTGGGCCGCCCGGACGAATCTCGAACAGC GCAAGGGACGTGCTGGTCGCGTCAGTCCCGGTATGTGTTTTACGCTTTGTTCGCGCGCTCGCTTCGCCAAGCTGGAGGAAAATCTTACTCCGGAAATGTTCCGCACGCCGCTGCACGAGCTTGCCCTCAGCATTAAGCTGCTTCGGCTCGGTGCGATCGGGAAGTTCCTGTCGAAAGCGATCGAACCGCCACCGCTCGATGCTGTGATCGAGGCGGAGGTGCTGCTGAAGGAAATGCGCTGCCTGGACGAGGAGGAGCAGCTGACACCGTTCGGGCGGATCTTGGCCCGGCTGCCGATAGAGCCGCGTCTTGGCAAGATGATGGTGCTGAGCACGCTGTTCGGGCTGTGCGATACGCTCACGACGATGGCCGCCTACTCGGGCACCTTTTCCGAGGTGTTTTTGCTCGAGCTGGGCCAGCGGCGGCTGATGAACCACCAGAAGGCACTCAGTGGCCAAACGTGCTCGGACTATGTGGCGATGCTTACGGCGTTTGAG ATGTGGAGCAAAAAGCGTGCGATCGGCGAGGAGGCGGAAATGCGCTTCTGCGACTGGAAGGGGCTCCAGATGCCGACGCTGCGCTCGATCGCCGAAGCAAAGAAGCAGCTGATCGAGAACCTCTGCCTAGCCGGCTTCCCGCAGGACACGATGATGCCGCTGCGCTTCGACAGCGAAAACCCCGACTCGGACCTGGAGATGGCGATGGCGCTGCTGTGCATCGGGCTCTACCCGAACGTCTGCTACCACAAGGAGAAGCGGCGCGTCCTCACAACCGAATCGCGTGCCGCCCTGATGCACAAAACGTCCGTCAACTGTAGCAACGCGCCGACCACCTTCCCGTACCCGTTCTTCGTGTTCGGCGAGAAGATCCGCACCCGGGCCGTGTCGTGCAAGCAGATGTCGATGGTGACGCCCATCCATCTGCTGCTGTTCGGCTGCAAGAAGGTGGAATGGTGCCACGGTTCGGTGCGGATCGACAACTGGCTCAACCTGAACATGGATCCGTGCGATGCGGCCATGATACTGGCGCTGCGACCCTGTCTACAGGAACTGTTGGTGCGGATATCAGAAAACCCGGAAAGCACTACCTCGCTTGACGGGAAGCACGTGAAGCTGCTGCAGGTGATCAAGGAGCTGTGCGCGTTCAATGCGGGTGATCACGAGATCGAACGGCCGAAGGGGAGCACGTTCGGGCAGGGCGTGCGCTCCCACCAGCCGAAGGTGCCGCGGATGGACGAGGATGACGGTGGGCGGGGTAACTATGGGCGAatggggggtggtggtggtggtggtggtaacaGTGGTATGTACCAATACGGAGGGAATGGTGGTAACTTCCGCGGTGACGGCAATCGTTACGGATCGGGATATGgaaacggtggcggtggtggtggtggcggtggctaCGATGGAGGTAGCCGGTCCAACTTCCGATACTTCAATTCGGGAGCAAATCCCGGCAACTCTGGAGATGGCTATATGCGGGGCGGTGGTGACAATGGTGGCCAGtatggtggtggcggtggaaaCTACCAAGGATCGGGATACGGTGGCAACAGTGGCTACCGTGGAGGGTATCAGGGTGGCAACCGGGGTGGCTATGGAGGAGGGGGCTATGGCGGAGGTAACAACAATTACGGCCGCGGACAAGGTGGATGGTAA